The Ananas comosus cultivar F153 linkage group 24, ASM154086v1, whole genome shotgun sequence DNA window ATcaatcaaactaaaaaaaaaagaggataaaagtgattataaaatttaaaatataataattataacaaGAATAAAAAGGTTTGGGGATAATGGTAAGCAATACCTATCCAATAATTTCTCTCAACACCATTCCAATGGATACGGATATATTCCACTACCTTATCCCCAAATCCTACCGTGTAACGCTTCTACATAACTCCCTCAGCATGCGGGACCCACATATGAGTTTAACGTGGCATACGCGCGTTACACCGAAAACCAACGTCTCATCCCCTCCCCCCACCGACCTTTTCGTACCCCCATCAATGTCCACTCCATAACGAAACGCACgttctttctcctctctctctctctctctctctctctctctctcgcgttaCACACCATTATTTccactttattatttattattatgtaataaataaataaaattccaTTTTAACCCCTATTTCCCAAATTTTTCcacgcccttttttttttttaaaaaaaattaaaattaaatttactcCCCCCTCACTTTTCCCCGCCGCTTTAAATGGTGTTgaatcctcctcctccgacgatgACCTTCGCGAAGCTCCTCTCTCGTCCCTCTCGCGGTatccctcccctctctctctctctctctctctctctctctcttcgatcgtcgtcgtcttcgtcgtcgGCGTCTAGGGTTTTTCTAACGATCAATAGGTTTCGTTAGTGGGCTCGGTGTCGCCTCGCTGTGCGAGAAGGGGAGGAGAGtagcgagggaggagagggcgatgtcggcggcggcggcggcggcggcgggggcgggggggAGGTGGGAGGGAGTGGACGAGAAGGTGGCGAGGGTGGTGGCGGAGGCGAACCTCGACCACGCGCCCGATCGGCGCCGCGTGCGCGAGGCGTTCAAGGAGGCGCAGCTCGGGATCGATCACTGCTTGTTCAAGGTATTCCGCGGATTTGTTCCCCTTGTTCGCTCCTTTTTGGATCTTAGACATTCATGGGTTTGCCCAATTCGGTTTTGTTGTTGAATCGTTTTAGATCGTTAAAGCATTTTAATCGGGTTTAAGCGTATTGCTTAATCTCGATTAATATGATTCCGTGTTatttgctaaatttgttaatttttggtATTATGCAAGCCGGAGTTCTTGTGGCTGGTAAGAAATGTTGTANTTTTtcttactctaaataataaCTTATATCTCCCTCTTGGTCTTGCTCTGATTCTGCTATATTGCTTTCTAAATTTGCCACGATTTGCTCGCTACTGGAAAAGAATTCTATGTGTTTGCAAGAATTctgattttgcaaaaaaattgattttccCCTGTAGATAATGTATGCTTTTTGCTGCACATGCAACTTCCTGAGCCTCTTTGAAAGCTCTATAAAAGAGCATTGCATACTTTTTCCTCTCATTGTTTTTTATCTGCTGTGAATTGGGAACCCACAGGAGGCCTCCCCGGGTTTGGGGGGGCCTATGGGTCCCaccttttcttatttgtttttctctctctcttacacacactttatatattttatttttatttttcactttatttatatttatttatttataaatacactaatttagatatttatttttttcctttatttttatttattcatttatttataaatcaATAAAAACTTATGAAAAGGCAACCAGAACTGAGCCCTCCCAGCGTTTCGCACTCTCCGCCGTCCCGTACGGCGCTGCCCCTTCCTCCCCCCCCCCANNNNNNNNNNNNNNNNNNNNNNNNNNNNNNNNNNNNNNNNNNNNNNNNNNNNNNNNNNNNNNNNNNNNNNNNNNNNNNNNNNNNNNNNNNNNNNNNNNNNNNNNNNNNNNNNNNNNNNNNNNNNNNNNNNNNNNNNNNNNNNNNNNNNNNNNNNNNNNNNNNNNNNNNNNNNNNNNNNNNNNNNNNNNNNNNNNNNNNNNNNNNNNNNNNNNNNNNNNNNNNNNNNNNNNNNNNNNNNNNNNNNNNNNNNNNNNNNNNNNNNNNNNNNNNNNNNNNNNNNNNNNNNNNNNNNNNNNNNNNNNNNNNNNNNNNNNNNNNNNNNNNNNNNNNNNNNNNNNNNNNNNNNNNNNNNNNNNNNNNNNNNNNNNNNNNNNNNNNNNNNNNNNNNNNNNNNNNNNNNNNNNNNNNNNNNNNNNNNNNNNNNNNNNNNNNNNNNNNNNNNNNNNNNNNNNNNNNNNNNNNNNNNNNNNNNNNNNNNNNNNNNNNNNNNNNNNNNNNNNNNNNNNNNNNNNNNNNNNNNNNNNNNNNNNNNNNNNNNNNNNNNNNNNNNNNNNNNNNNNNNNNNNNNNNNNNNNNNNNNNNNNNNNNNNNNNNNNNNNNNNNNNNNNNNNNNNNNNNNNNNNNNNNNNNNNNNNNNNNNNNNNNNNNNNNNNNNNNNNNNNNNNNNNNNNNNNNNNNNNNNNNNNNNNNNNNNNNNNNNNNNNNNNNNNNNNNNNNNNNNNNNNNNNNNNNNNNNNNNNNNNNNNNNNNNNNNNNNNNNNNNNNNNNNNNNNNNNNNNNNNNNNNNNNNNNNNNNNNNNNNNNNNNNNNNNNNNNNNNNNNNNNNNNNNNNNNNNNNNNNNNNNNNNNNNNNNNNNNNNNNNNNNNNNNNNNNNNNNNNTTGGCATATATGGAGCTTGAAATAGATTAGAATTAAGATCCGGAATAAATAATGAGTTGGCAACCTGTCATTGGTTACGGCAATATTAATTTGAGTCAaactcaaattaatttggaataattcgactccaattaaggctctaatatatattatatatagagcagaGCATTGAGGAGCCGAAAAGTGAAGCACAGGCAatcctctaattaattagtGTTTCGGTGCTTTTGGTGGAGCGGCTGAGGAGACTTATTGATGCTCAATTAATTAAAGTCAACGTCGGTGCCGTACCTTATATGTGGAGAGCCAAGCCGAAGGATCTCATTGTACGGACGTGCTAATTTGAAGATGCTACATGCGTATGCGcgtcaatcaaatattttatttgggatcttaatttgagagagagatcttctttgtactccgccttttcgacattaataaattatttgctccgtcttcgcccgtggacgtaggccgttggccgaaccacgtaaatatcggtgtgttctttccgcttatcttttcttttcttgcatcaaattattttctggatctatttttcgccgttccgattttaacaatgTTTTTAGAAATTTGCGCCCATTGTCCTTACTGAAAAAAGAGTTTTTGATAGGTTGTCGTGTGCTGACGATAGACCATTTGGACGAGATATACGACAATTGCGTAATTTGTATACATGCACCAGATGCTATAAAGATTTTGGGAACTCAAGCAACATACGACGAAATTAGAATATTTGTTAATGTACCACCGAGCCATTTTTGATTAATAAAATGAGACCGAGCCCTTATTGCAGCTGATGCTACTGAATCCGATGCTTTATTTTTGGTACCGACGATTAGGAAGCTTTTTCCCCTACTTGATGCATCAAAAAATCACAGGCTTCTGATAAAAAATGAGCAGTTCTAGCCCTTCCACTTTTACTTTAGTTTACAATTTAGgcattatttttttccctttgctTCCGAAAGAGAATAAAGAAACTCCATACCGGACCAGACCGGAATAGGGTTATGTACATTTTTATTATGAGAAGGGGTCACAATAATCATGATGGAGAAAGCACCAATTCAAATGGAATGGGTTCAAAATGATGTTACTGCATGGATCGGGATTATAAATCCTCCTATTTTCATCTATTAAACAGTATTTAAGTACTTGAAGTACTTGGAAAATCTGTTTCAAATTGTCAAGTAGCAAATATTTCTTTAACACGATCTGATCATTTCAGTTTGTAAACAGGTATTTTTGGTCACCTTttcttttagaaaattttagatgTCACGATGAGGTAATTATTTGATCCCCTTCAGAAGTTCCAATTTGAGGATCTGAGTTATATTTCAGTACGACATATTCATTGAAACTTTTGTTTGTGTTTCTTAATGTGTAGTGACATATATCTTCATCACGACAAAACTTTAATGCCGCAAAATCCATCAG harbors:
- the LOC109728790 gene encoding uncharacterized protein LOC109728790, translating into MVLNPPPPTMTFAKLLSRPSRGFVSGLGVASLCEKGRRVAREERAMSAAAAAAAGAGGRWEGVDEKVARVVAEANLDHAPDRRRVREAFKEAQLGIDHCLFKVFRGFVPLVRSFLDLRHSWVCPIRFCC